One Drosophila kikkawai strain 14028-0561.14 chromosome 3L, DkikHiC1v2, whole genome shotgun sequence genomic window carries:
- the LOC108082987 gene encoding large ribosomal subunit protein eL15-like: protein MAIIAVVLAIIISHGQLTAWPAQLCNSKEIRIRRGGRKRPVPKGCTYGNPKSHGVNQLKPYRGLQSIAEERVDRRLGGLRVLNTYWIAQDASYKYFEVILVDTHHSAIRRDPKINWICKNVHKHRELRGLTSAGKSSRGIGKGYGYSQTIGGSRQAAWKCKNREHMHKKR from the exons ATGGCAATCATCGCCGTCGTTCTGGCCATCATCATCTCACACGGTCAACTTACAGCATGGCCAGCACAGCTCTGCAACAGCAAAGA AATACGTATTCGCCGTGGTGGCCGAAAACGCCCAGTGCCAAAGGGCTGCACCTATGGAAATCCCAAGAGCCATGGCGTTAACCAACTGAAACCCTATCGTGGACTGCAGTCGATTGCAGAGGAGCGTGTGGATCGTCGACTCGGTGGCTTGCGAGTTTTAAATACGTATTGGATTGCCCAAGATGCTtcatacaaatattttgagGTAATCCTGGTTGACACTCACCACAGTGCCATTCGGCGGGATCCAAAAATTAACTGGATCTGCAAAAATGTCCATAAGCATCGTGAATTGCGCGGTCTTACATCAGCCGGCAAGAGTTCCCGTGGTATTGGCAAGGGATATGGATACTCTCAGACTATTGGAGGATCTAGGCAAGCTGCCTGGAAGTGCAAGAACCGCGAGCATATGCACAAGAAGCGATAA
- the Best4 gene encoding bestrophin-4, whose protein sequence is MTVTYTSSVSTSSVVSNFLGLLVRWRGSIYKLVWRDLLMFLGMYTMLAIIYRLLINEEAKKLFEAIALYCGNNTSLIPLSFVLGFYVSIVMKRWWEQYTTIPWPDPIAILVTTSIHGFDDRARAMRRTILRYVCLCQVIVFTMISPRVKRRFPTYDQIIEAGFLLENEKSIIDNLDLAFPHYPKHWMPIVWAASIVMRARRENKIRDDYAVKSIIDELNKFRGYCGFLLYYDWVSVPLVYTQVVTLAVYFFFLFSVLGQQWTEQKEEEDGFSVVKWFPILTILQFFFYMGWLKVAESLINPFGGDDDDFELNWIIDRNITVSYFIVDGMHQEHPELVKDQYWDEVFPNELPYTVQGMRTNPPEASTANMEPAKAPKRRGSLLSTPPSGVRLPDLNNSFLGRLSVSRSYTDSYTVQETPSQVTFSGRSTVSERTDIQSSVGTSQSTIDFNELIEQRRRERRDRMRHRFLDIKTTQLLYDPSGTPYKITVLRPPSEEVIPEEENETSEANTPRPKKSD, encoded by the exons ATGACGGTGACCTACACCTCCAGTGTGAGCACTTCGAGTGTTGTGAGCAATTTCCTTGGCTTGCTGGTCAG GTGGCGCGGCAGTATCTACAAGTTGGTGTGGCGGGATCTGTTGATGTTCTTAGGAATGTACACCATGCTGGCCATAATCTATCGCCTACTAATTAATGAAGAGGCAAAAAA GTTATTTGAGGCAATTGCTCTTTATTGCGGAAATAATACCTCACTCATTCCGCTGTCCTTTGTGCTGGGATTTTACGTCTCAATTGTGATGAAGCGCTGGTGGGAGCAATATACCACCATTCCCTGGCCGGATCCCATTGCCATTTTGGTCACCACCAGTATCCATGGCTTTGACGATCGAGCCAGGGCCATGAGGCGAACGATCCTGAGATACGTGTGCTTGTGCCAGGTGATTGTCTTCACCATGATCTCTCCGCGCGTGAAGCGGCGCTTTCCCACCTATGACCAGATAATTGAGGCTGGCTTCTTGCTGGAGAACGAAAAGAGCATTATAGACAACCTGGACTTGGCCTTTCCCCATTATCCGAAGCACTGGATGCCTATTGTCTGGGCGGCCAGTATTGTGATGCGGGCCAGGAGGGAGAACAAAATCCGGGACGATTACGCCGTAAAGTCCATCATCGATGAGCTGAACAAGTTCCGCGGTTACTGCGGCTTCCTGCTGTACTACGACTGGGTCAGTGTCCCGCTGGTGTACACCCAGGTGGTAACCCTGGCCGTCTACTTTTTCTTCCTGTTCAGCGTACTGGGACAGCAGTGGACAGAGCAGAAGGAGGAAGAGGATGGATTTAGTGTGGTCAAGTGGTTCCCGATCCTCACCATCCTTCAGTTTTTCTTCTACATGGGCTGGCTCAAGGTGGCCGAGAGCCTGATCAATCCCTTTGGAggggacgacgacgactttGAG CTCAACTGGATTATCGATCGAAATATTACGGTTTCGTACTTTATTGTGGATGGGATGCATCAGGAACATCCCGAGCTGGTCAAGGATCAGTACTGGGATGAGGTCTTCCCCAATGAACTGCCGTACACTGTGCAGGGCATGCGAACCAATCCGCCAGAGGCCTCGACTGCCAACATGGAACCCGCAAAG GCCCCGAAACGTCGTGGATCTCTTTTGTCCACCCCACCCAGTGGTGTTCGTTTGCCGGATTTAAATAATTCCTTCCTGGGCAGACTCTCCGTCAGCAGAAGCTACACGGACTCGTATACCGTGCAGGAGACTCCTTCCCAAGTTACCTTTAGTGGTCGGTCTACTGTATCGGAACGAACTGACATTCAAAGTTCAGTCGGAACTTCGCAATCCACAA TTGATTTCAATGAGCTTATTGAGCAGCGTCGTCGGGAGCGAAGGGACCGAATGCGTCACCGCTTCCTAGACATAAAGACCACCCAGCTGCTATACGATCCCTCTGGAACACCCTACAAGATCACCGTGCTGCGTCCTCCGTCCGAGGAAGTTATTCCGGAGGAGGAAAATGAGACTTCCGAAGCGAACACGCCAAGGCCGAAGAAGTCAGATTAA
- the Best3 gene encoding bestrophin-4: protein MTVSYTAEVATCSHFGCFWRLLIRWRASIYKIIWVDLLAFLGCFYFVAIIYRFALRPSDKACFEAIVMYCHSYGNLIPLSFVLGFYVGIIVDRWWSQYVTVPWPDALAVYVSSLVRGQDEHGRLMRRTIMRYMCLALTMVLTLISPVIKRRFPSYDQLIEVGLLNANEANIIRAMDAKFPKHPKHWMPIVWAASIVTRARKEGRIWDDFSLKSMIDEMNKFRAGCNMLIHYDTISVPLVYTQVVTLAVYTYFIAAIFGHQWIDREKSGKLYNNIVDYYFPLFSTLEFFFFMGWLKVAETLICPFGDDDDDFELNWLIDRNLQVSYLIVDEMHNDHPQLVRDQYWDEVFPNELPYLVEAERAEHPEASTAKLGLLKPKSVSSKSTKGDEDYSTYDSENEAEEENSQELKLRFAKRDFSFSHSSFATTRSSVRSSRNTFDGEELEDEEHDLEQDDFDLLRIERERERVNRQIQHAALTYELMKDEMVSSIGSEPGSNQEVQTDKSYISQTKEKSTEDEDNDKDQNKDQNK, encoded by the exons ATGACGGTCTCTTACACCGCCGAGGTGGCCACTTGCAGTCACTTTGGTTGCTTCTGGAGGCTTTTGATCAG atgGCGTGCCAGCATCTACAAGATTATCTGGGTGGACCTATTGGCTTTTCTGGgctgcttttattttgtggcCATAATCTATCGATTTGCACTGAGACCAAGCGATAAAGC TTGCTTTGAGGCTATCGTGATGTACTGCCACAGCTATGGCAACCTCATTCCACTCTCATTCGTTCTGGGCTTCTATGTGGGCATTATCGTTGACCGTTGGTGGAGTCAGTACGTCACCGTGCCTTGGCCCGATGCCCTGGCGGTATATGTGAGTTCCCTGGTCCGTGGCCAGGATGAGCACGGTCGCCTGATGCGGCGCACCATTATGCGCTACATGTGCCTGGCTTTGACTATGGTCCTAACCCTGATATCCCCTGTGATCAAACGACGCTTTCCCAGCTATGATCAGCTGATCGAAGTGGGCCTCCTCAATGCCAACGAGGCTAACATCATTAGGGCCATGGATGCCAAGTTTCCGAAGCACCCGAAGCACTGGATGCCCATTGTCTGGGCGGCTAGTATTGTGACGCGGGCCCGGAAGGAGGGTCGCATCTGGGATGACTTCTCGCTAAAGTCCATGATCGATGAGATGAACAAGTTTCGCGCTGGCTGCAATATGCTGATACACTATGATACTATATCGGTGCCTTTGGTTTACACACAG GTGGTGACCCTGGCTGTTTACACGTATTTCATAGCCGCTATTTTTGGACATCAGTGGATCGATCGGGAGAAGAGTGGCAAATTGTACAATAACATAGTCGACTATTACTTTCCTCTGTTCAGCACCCTGGAGTTTTTCTTCTTCATGGGTTGGCTGAAGGTGGCGGAGACCCTGATCTGCCCCTttggcgacgacgacgacgatttCGAGCTAAACTGGCTGATCGATAGGAACCTGCAGGTCAGCTATCTGATTGTGGACGAGATGCACAACGACCATCCGCAGCTGGTGAGGGACCAGTACTGGGACGAGGTGTTCCCCAACGAACTGCCCTACCTGGTCGAGGCCGAGAGGGCCGAGCATCCGGAAGCCTCCACCGCCAAGCTGGGCCTTTTGAAGCCCAAGTCCGTTAGCTCAAAGTCAACCAAGGGCGATGAGGATTACTCTACTTATGATAGCGAAAACGAGGCAGAGGAGGAGAACAGTCAGGAGCTGAAGCTCCGCTTTGCCAAGCGAGACTTTAGCTTTAGCCACAGCTCCTTTGCCACCACACGTTCCTCGGTCAGGTCCAGCCGGAACACCTTTGACGGCGAAGAGCTGGAGGACGAGGAGCATGACCTTGAACAGGACGATTTTGATCTTCTGCGTATTGAACGGGAAAGAGAACGTGTCAACCGACAGATCCAACACGCCGCCCTCACCTACGAGCTGATGAAAGATGAAATGGTTTCGAGCATTGGATCGGAGCCTGGGTCCAACCAAGAAGTCCAGACGGACAAAAGTTACATTAGCCAGACCAAAGAGAAAAGCACTGAGGATGAGGATAATGATAAGGACCAAAACAAAGACCAGAATAAGTAG